Proteins encoded in a region of the Lujinxingia litoralis genome:
- a CDS encoding lactate 2-monooxygenase, with the protein MSKPLSTPGAERTPGIGRERQTEIYVRGISAQAPRVPVDFAALEARAREAMSPEAFAYVAGGAGMERTMVANRQGFEKWAIVPRMLRDVSVRDTSVEIFGTRYPSPYMLAPIGVLEMAHPEADLAVARAARRESVPMIFSNQASVPMEECARELGETPRFFQLYWSVSNELVKSLVARAEKAGCEAIVVTLDTTLLGWRTRDLDLAYLPFLRGKGIAQYTSDPVFRRLLKEDELDQEVGPERKVNLATIRVLMELAGNYPDGFFKSLTSGEALAAVRKFTGIYSRPSLTWEDLSFLRECTDLPIVLKGITAVEDARLAKEHGMDGIVVSNHGGRQVDGALSSIEALPAIAEAVGEDLTIFFDSGIRTGADVFKALALGADAVLLGRPYVYGLAAGGEEGVVEVLRNFKADFDLTMGLAGCRSVAEVKASRLHAR; encoded by the coding sequence GTGTCCAAACCCCTGTCGACCCCAGGCGCAGAGCGTACCCCCGGCATTGGCCGGGAGCGCCAGACCGAGATCTATGTGCGCGGCATCTCCGCGCAGGCGCCCCGGGTGCCGGTGGACTTTGCCGCGCTTGAAGCGCGTGCCCGGGAGGCCATGAGCCCGGAGGCCTTTGCCTATGTGGCCGGCGGCGCGGGGATGGAGCGCACGATGGTGGCCAACCGTCAGGGCTTTGAGAAGTGGGCGATCGTACCGCGGATGTTGCGCGATGTCTCGGTGCGCGACACGTCGGTGGAGATCTTCGGTACGCGCTACCCCTCGCCCTACATGCTGGCGCCTATCGGCGTGCTGGAGATGGCGCATCCGGAAGCGGATCTGGCTGTGGCGCGCGCGGCGCGGCGCGAGAGTGTCCCGATGATCTTCAGCAATCAGGCCTCGGTACCTATGGAGGAGTGTGCCCGGGAGTTGGGTGAGACGCCGCGCTTCTTTCAACTCTACTGGAGCGTCTCCAACGAGCTGGTCAAAAGTCTGGTGGCCCGGGCGGAGAAGGCCGGTTGTGAAGCGATCGTTGTCACGCTGGACACGACTTTATTGGGCTGGCGCACCCGGGATCTGGACCTGGCCTACCTGCCCTTTTTGAGGGGCAAGGGGATCGCGCAGTACACCTCCGATCCGGTCTTTCGCCGCCTGCTCAAAGAGGATGAGCTCGACCAGGAGGTGGGGCCGGAGCGCAAGGTCAATCTGGCCACGATCCGCGTGCTCATGGAGCTCGCCGGGAACTATCCCGACGGGTTTTTCAAGAGCCTGACCAGCGGGGAGGCGCTGGCAGCCGTGCGCAAATTCACCGGCATCTACTCTCGCCCTTCGCTGACCTGGGAGGATTTGAGCTTTTTGCGCGAGTGCACCGATCTGCCGATTGTGCTCAAGGGAATCACAGCTGTGGAGGACGCCCGGTTGGCCAAAGAGCACGGCATGGATGGCATTGTGGTGTCGAACCACGGGGGCCGTCAGGTCGACGGGGCGCTCAGCTCGATTGAGGCCCTTCCGGCGATCGCGGAGGCGGTGGGTGAGGATTTGACGATCTTCTTCGACAGCGGGATTCGCACGGGCGCCGACGTCTTTAAGGCGCTGGCGCTGGGCGCTGACGCGGTGCTCCTGGGCCGGCCCTATGTCTACGGGCTGGCCGCCGGCGGTGAGGAGGGAGTGGTGGAGGTGCTGCGTAACTTCAAAGCTGACTTTGATCTGACGATGGGGCTGGCCGGGTGTCGCTCGGTCGCCGAGGTCAAGGCCAGCCGGCTGCATGCGCGCTGA
- a CDS encoding cobalamin-binding protein — protein sequence MPTYCRRPAPQRIVCLTEETTELLYLLGEEDRIVGISAYTERPARAKAEKPVVSAFIGGSIKKIAALKPDLIIGFSDIQAQLAHDLIKANLPVLIFNQRSIQEILDVLLTLGALVDRRQRAEELVDTYIARLEQARQRTLAAAHRPRVYFEEWDEPRITAIEWVGELVELAGGINVFGDRSAGKLARERFVEDPEIIAAAPEIIVASWCGKPVDKGSIRQRAGYQALPAVRDDRIVELDPAIILQPGPACLSAGLDALEAIIRPVARR from the coding sequence ATGCCCACTTATTGCCGCCGCCCCGCTCCCCAACGCATCGTCTGCCTGACCGAGGAAACCACCGAGCTGCTCTACCTGCTGGGCGAAGAGGATCGCATCGTAGGCATCAGCGCATACACCGAGCGCCCCGCGCGCGCAAAAGCCGAAAAACCAGTGGTCTCGGCTTTTATCGGCGGAAGCATCAAAAAAATCGCCGCGCTAAAGCCCGATCTCATCATCGGTTTCTCCGACATTCAGGCGCAGCTGGCCCACGATCTGATCAAGGCCAACCTCCCGGTGTTGATCTTCAACCAGCGCAGCATTCAAGAGATCCTGGACGTGCTTTTGACCCTGGGCGCCCTGGTCGATCGCCGCCAACGCGCCGAGGAACTGGTCGACACCTACATCGCTCGCCTGGAACAGGCGCGCCAGCGCACTCTGGCAGCCGCACACCGCCCCCGGGTCTATTTTGAGGAGTGGGATGAGCCCCGCATCACCGCCATTGAATGGGTCGGCGAGCTGGTGGAGTTGGCCGGAGGCATCAACGTGTTTGGGGATCGCTCGGCGGGAAAACTCGCCAGGGAACGCTTCGTCGAAGATCCGGAGATCATCGCTGCCGCCCCGGAGATCATCGTCGCCTCCTGGTGCGGCAAACCCGTCGACAAAGGGAGCATCCGCCAGCGGGCGGGCTACCAGGCACTTCCGGCCGTGCGCGACGATCGCATCGTCGAGCTCGACCCGGCCATCATCCTGCAGCCCGGCCCGGCCTGCTTGAGCGCCGGGCTTGATGCGCTGGAGGCGATCATTCGCCCGGTGGCCCGACGCTAA
- a CDS encoding protoglobin domain-containing protein yields the protein MHFFDEIKSYVGFTDEDAARLKALGPLVAPRFPEVVISFYDVLMAHPRARGVFVGPEQIDRLRASLKVWLGELFEGTYGDAYFSHRQHIGRVHVNVGLLPQFMFGAMNLIRHRFVEILSDLEVDLGSLAEVGSMRQALGSIDRILDIELTIMVQSYWDSLMQQKLEIPAALATGLAHEVRNPLNAIGLQMTLLERRLRSAEVDEGVYGQVLEAVRAELRRIQGLNSEILDFAKPIDIHTGLADVADIFEEIRRNHELTLEAGGVEMSIEVQGSAVLVCDRDRLMQVFINLMTNAVEAMPEGGQIRVLIVKSEGGLRVDFADTGQGMSPAMKYRIFDLFYTSKASGTGIGLAIARKIVEAHGGSVDVLSRPGEGTTFTIYLPFPRRDAEDEDER from the coding sequence ATGCACTTCTTCGATGAGATCAAAAGCTACGTCGGGTTCACCGACGAAGACGCCGCTCGCCTCAAAGCGCTCGGTCCGCTGGTGGCGCCGCGTTTTCCGGAAGTGGTGATCTCCTTTTATGACGTGCTGATGGCGCATCCGCGAGCGCGCGGGGTGTTCGTGGGGCCGGAGCAGATCGACCGCCTGCGGGCCTCTCTCAAAGTCTGGCTCGGCGAGCTTTTTGAGGGCACCTACGGAGACGCTTATTTTTCGCATCGCCAGCATATCGGCCGGGTGCACGTCAACGTGGGGCTTTTGCCGCAGTTTATGTTCGGGGCGATGAACCTGATCCGTCACCGATTTGTGGAAATCCTCAGCGATCTGGAAGTCGATCTGGGCAGCCTGGCCGAGGTCGGCAGCATGCGGCAGGCGCTGGGGAGCATCGATCGCATCCTGGATATTGAGCTGACGATCATGGTGCAGTCCTACTGGGACTCGCTGATGCAACAGAAGCTCGAAATCCCGGCGGCGCTGGCCACCGGTCTGGCCCACGAGGTGCGCAACCCGCTCAACGCCATCGGCCTGCAGATGACCCTGCTGGAGCGGCGCCTGCGCAGCGCGGAGGTTGATGAGGGGGTGTACGGGCAGGTGCTGGAGGCGGTGCGCGCCGAGCTGCGCCGCATTCAGGGGCTGAACTCCGAGATCCTCGATTTTGCCAAGCCGATCGACATTCATACCGGCCTGGCCGATGTCGCCGATATTTTTGAGGAAATCAGGCGAAATCACGAACTCACCCTGGAAGCCGGGGGGGTGGAGATGAGCATTGAGGTCCAGGGCAGCGCCGTGCTGGTCTGCGACCGCGATCGCTTGATGCAGGTGTTCATCAATCTGATGACCAACGCGGTGGAGGCGATGCCCGAAGGCGGGCAGATCCGCGTGTTGATCGTCAAGAGTGAGGGGGGCCTGCGCGTGGACTTCGCCGATACCGGGCAGGGGATGTCGCCGGCGATGAAGTACCGAATCTTTGACCTGTTCTACACTTCCAAGGCCTCGGGCACCGGCATCGGGCTGGCCATTGCGCGCAAGATTGTCGAGGCGCATGGCGGCTCGGTCGATGTGCTTTCGCGGCCCGGGGAGGGGACCACCTTTACCATCTACCTACCTTTTCCGCGACGTGATGCGGAGGACGAGGATGAGCGATGA
- a CDS encoding YitT family protein yields MRTFVDYVMLTVGAVLVALALELILAPNQLVDGGTTALAIMGARLGERPIWFFLLAFNAPILAISARALGRRFAWRTLYCNGVVLLGLALLRDVPAVTSSEVLIVLYGGLLLGLGVGLVVRNGGAIDGTEMLAIWANQRFRIPVSTFLLSVNVVILSGAALLFGLESAMFSVAVFFLVTKVIDFVLEGFNQVVSVMIISDNCEPIRRRLVEEMALRVTLLQGVGGYSGEPRQIIYCIIDRFAYARLRAAVHEVDPRAILEASIVNESAGVKARPLRDLVVDRYREHAHGRARG; encoded by the coding sequence ATGCGCACCTTTGTTGATTATGTGATGTTGACCGTGGGAGCGGTCCTTGTGGCACTGGCGCTGGAGTTGATTCTGGCGCCTAACCAGCTGGTCGACGGGGGCACAACGGCGCTGGCGATCATGGGCGCGCGCCTTGGCGAGCGACCGATCTGGTTCTTTTTGCTGGCGTTCAACGCGCCGATTCTGGCGATCAGCGCCCGGGCGCTGGGGCGCCGCTTTGCCTGGCGTACCCTCTACTGCAACGGCGTTGTGCTGCTGGGGCTGGCGCTCTTGCGCGATGTGCCGGCGGTGACCTCCTCGGAGGTGCTCATCGTGCTCTACGGCGGGCTTTTGCTGGGGCTGGGCGTGGGGCTGGTGGTGCGCAACGGGGGCGCGATCGATGGCACCGAGATGCTGGCGATCTGGGCAAACCAGCGCTTCCGAATCCCGGTGAGCACGTTTTTGCTCTCGGTGAACGTGGTGATTTTGAGTGGGGCGGCGCTGCTCTTCGGGCTGGAGAGCGCGATGTTCTCGGTCGCGGTCTTTTTTCTGGTGACCAAGGTGATCGACTTCGTGCTCGAAGGATTTAACCAGGTGGTCTCGGTGATGATCATCAGCGACAACTGCGAGCCGATTCGCCGACGACTCGTCGAGGAGATGGCACTCCGGGTGACGCTTCTGCAGGGCGTCGGCGGATACAGTGGAGAGCCTCGCCAGATCATTTATTGCATCATCGACCGCTTTGCCTACGCGCGGCTGCGCGCGGCGGTGCATGAGGTGGATCCGCGGGCGATTTTGGAAGCCTCCATCGTCAATGAGTCGGCCGGGGTAAAAGCCCGGCCCCTGCGCGATCTGGTGGTCGATCGCTACCGTGAGCACGCCCATGGTCGGGCCCGGGGATAA
- a CDS encoding DUF4168 domain-containing protein: MLVWSATWGPGCDAARPAAPKGAGAASAPAAPDAPEPAVRASEVSRAAPTPAPAGEPAPALAPIDDARVRAFARAREASQAVQAGVQRRLAEVTSAAEARALQDEAERELRAVVEASGLSMEDYAGVAQRMGHDAELRERVEAASGRLRDLDTAP; this comes from the coding sequence ATGCTCGTGTGGAGCGCGACGTGGGGGCCGGGCTGCGACGCGGCCCGGCCCGCCGCGCCAAAAGGCGCCGGGGCGGCGTCTGCCCCGGCGGCGCCGGACGCTCCGGAGCCTGCCGTCCGGGCTTCGGAGGTTTCGCGAGCGGCGCCAACGCCGGCGCCCGCTGGCGAGCCGGCGCCGGCGTTGGCACCGATTGATGATGCCCGGGTGCGGGCCTTTGCCCGGGCGCGGGAGGCCTCGCAGGCGGTGCAGGCCGGGGTGCAGCGGCGCCTGGCCGAGGTCACCTCGGCCGCCGAGGCGCGGGCGCTTCAGGACGAGGCCGAGCGCGAGCTCCGCGCGGTGGTCGAGGCCTCGGGCCTGAGCATGGAGGATTACGCGGGGGTGGCGCAGCGGATGGGCCACGACGCCGAGCTGCGCGAGCGCGTGGAGGCGGCGAGTGGTCGCCTGCGGGATTTAGACACCGCGCCTTGA
- a CDS encoding dihydrolipoyl dehydrogenase, producing MEERSVDVVVIGAGTAGLGAQSAARKAGASVVMVEDGPYGTTCARVGCMPSKLLIAAADAARAVDQAPIFGVHPEGKRVDGRQVLERVRAERDRFVGFVLQQTERIPEEVRVRGRARLLSPTRVRVALEGSDEELELNARAVVIATGSSPYIPPNLKPLEAKLSTSADVFEWEDLPESVAVVGPGVIGLELGQALHRLGVRVAFFSPFEALAHVHDPKVSEVVHQVFDEEMELHLKVDAFDVSEAPGEEGGFIVRWHDAQGTPGEARFEKVLVTAGRRPNLEGLGLEQAGVPFNDRGRPDFDPRTTQVGDLPIFLAGDAANHYPLLHEASDEGRIAGGNAANFPDVRAEIRRVPLSITFTDPQIAVVGKSWRELDHEQCGVGEVSYTNQGRARVMAKNKGHVRIYADRDTGRICGAEMFGPSVEHTAHLLAWTIQCGMTVFEALNMPFYHPVVEEGIRSALRSLTGDLRMTAGNAEKLRYGPGT from the coding sequence ATGGAAGAACGTAGCGTGGATGTGGTCGTGATCGGTGCTGGCACCGCGGGCCTGGGCGCGCAGAGTGCCGCGCGCAAGGCCGGAGCCAGCGTGGTGATGGTCGAGGATGGTCCCTACGGGACCACCTGTGCGCGGGTGGGGTGCATGCCCTCGAAGTTGCTGATCGCCGCGGCCGATGCGGCCCGGGCGGTGGACCAGGCCCCGATCTTTGGCGTGCATCCCGAGGGTAAACGCGTGGACGGCCGCCAGGTGCTGGAGCGGGTGCGCGCGGAGCGTGACCGCTTTGTGGGCTTTGTCCTTCAGCAGACCGAACGCATCCCCGAAGAGGTGCGGGTGCGCGGGAGGGCGCGTCTGCTCTCGCCAACGCGGGTGCGGGTGGCCCTGGAAGGCAGCGACGAAGAGCTGGAACTCAATGCCCGGGCGGTGGTGATCGCCACCGGGTCAAGCCCCTACATCCCGCCCAACCTCAAGCCCCTGGAGGCGAAGCTCTCCACCAGCGCCGACGTCTTTGAGTGGGAAGATCTTCCGGAATCGGTGGCCGTGGTCGGCCCCGGGGTGATCGGGCTGGAGCTGGGGCAGGCGCTCCACCGGCTGGGGGTGCGGGTGGCGTTTTTCTCGCCATTTGAAGCGCTCGCTCATGTGCACGATCCGAAGGTCTCCGAGGTGGTGCACCAGGTCTTTGATGAGGAGATGGAGCTGCACTTAAAGGTCGATGCGTTTGATGTGAGTGAGGCCCCTGGCGAGGAGGGCGGCTTTATCGTGCGCTGGCACGATGCGCAGGGCACCCCCGGGGAGGCCCGCTTTGAGAAGGTGCTGGTGACCGCCGGACGTCGGCCCAACCTGGAGGGGTTGGGGCTGGAGCAGGCCGGAGTCCCCTTTAATGATCGGGGCCGCCCCGACTTCGATCCGCGCACCACGCAGGTGGGCGACCTGCCGATCTTTTTGGCCGGCGACGCGGCCAACCACTACCCGCTCTTGCACGAGGCCTCGGACGAGGGGCGCATCGCCGGCGGCAACGCAGCGAACTTCCCCGATGTGCGCGCCGAGATCCGGCGCGTGCCGCTCTCGATCACCTTCACCGACCCGCAGATTGCGGTGGTGGGTAAGAGCTGGCGCGAGCTCGATCACGAGCAGTGTGGCGTGGGCGAGGTCTCCTATACCAATCAGGGCCGCGCGCGTGTGATGGCAAAAAACAAAGGCCATGTGCGCATTTACGCCGATCGCGACACCGGGCGAATCTGCGGCGCCGAGATGTTCGGCCCCTCGGTCGAGCATACCGCGCACCTGCTGGCCTGGACGATCCAGTGCGGTATGACGGTTTTTGAGGCGCTCAACATGCCCTTCTATCATCCGGTGGTCGAAGAGGGGATTCGCTCGGCGCTGCGCAGCCTCACCGGTGATCTGCGGATGACGGCGGGCAACGCCGAGAAGCTGCGTTACGGACCGGGGACCTGA
- a CDS encoding sigma-54-dependent transcriptional regulator: MSAWSEEMSVASTVSAEKVAPKTPGARRRRILVVDDEPHARRALVELLSDDGYEVASAGDGFKALGILREWPCEVLLTDWRMPVMDGITLIKKAREENPQLGCVVMTAFGSVESAVEAMKAGADDYLTKPLNFDAVSLVLARAMDRIEERRELTSLRARNAEQRAQTRTKILGSSPPVQSLVAMIDQVAGARATVMITGESGTGKELIARMLHEKSGRVDKPFVRLHCAALAESLLESELFGHERGAFTGANARREGRFEEADGGTLFLDEIGEISPTIQVKLLRFLQQREFERVGGNKTISVDVRVVAATNRDLEAEVKAGRFREDLYFRLNVIHIQAPPLRARPGDVPLLARHFVAKYAQENARNIEEVAPEVMSTLERYDWPGNVRELENVVERAVVMTDGTRLELRHLPAELLRQSERGLLGELGVQIPGSSLAEIERHAILRTYEATGGSSAETAEMLGISVRKVQYRLREYREAGVMVED, translated from the coding sequence ATGAGTGCATGGAGCGAAGAGATGAGCGTCGCCAGCACGGTGAGCGCTGAAAAGGTTGCACCCAAGACCCCCGGCGCGCGCCGGCGTCGTATTCTGGTGGTCGATGACGAACCCCACGCGCGCCGCGCGCTGGTGGAGCTGCTCAGCGATGATGGCTACGAGGTTGCCTCGGCCGGAGATGGCTTTAAGGCGCTGGGAATCCTGCGCGAGTGGCCCTGTGAGGTGCTTCTGACCGACTGGCGGATGCCGGTGATGGACGGGATCACCCTGATCAAGAAGGCCCGCGAGGAGAATCCGCAGCTGGGCTGCGTGGTGATGACAGCCTTTGGCAGCGTGGAGAGCGCGGTAGAGGCGATGAAGGCCGGCGCCGACGACTACCTGACCAAGCCGCTGAACTTTGATGCGGTCTCGCTGGTGCTGGCCCGGGCGATGGATCGGATTGAGGAGCGCCGCGAGCTCACCAGCCTGCGCGCGCGCAACGCCGAGCAACGCGCGCAGACGCGCACCAAGATTCTGGGGTCGAGCCCACCGGTGCAATCGCTGGTGGCGATGATCGATCAGGTCGCCGGCGCCCGGGCCACGGTGATGATCACCGGGGAGTCGGGTACCGGTAAGGAGCTCATCGCGCGGATGCTCCACGAGAAGAGCGGCCGGGTGGATAAGCCTTTTGTGCGCCTGCACTGCGCGGCCCTGGCCGAGAGTCTGTTGGAGAGCGAACTCTTCGGCCATGAGCGCGGCGCGTTCACCGGCGCCAACGCCCGGCGAGAGGGGCGCTTTGAAGAGGCCGACGGGGGTACGCTTTTCCTCGACGAAATCGGTGAGATCTCACCGACCATTCAGGTCAAACTGCTGAGGTTTTTGCAGCAGCGGGAGTTTGAGCGGGTCGGGGGCAATAAAACGATCTCGGTCGATGTGCGGGTGGTCGCCGCCACCAACCGCGACCTGGAGGCCGAGGTGAAGGCCGGTCGTTTTCGCGAAGATCTCTACTTCCGCCTCAACGTCATTCACATCCAGGCGCCGCCCCTGCGGGCGCGCCCCGGAGATGTGCCCCTGCTGGCCCGCCATTTTGTCGCAAAATATGCGCAGGAGAACGCCCGCAACATCGAAGAGGTGGCTCCCGAGGTCATGTCGACGCTGGAGCGCTATGATTGGCCCGGCAACGTGCGCGAGCTGGAGAACGTGGTCGAGCGCGCGGTGGTCATGACCGATGGCACGCGTCTGGAACTGCGTCACCTGCCGGCCGAGCTCCTGCGTCAGAGCGAGCGGGGTTTGCTCGGGGAGCTGGGCGTGCAGATCCCGGGGTCTTCGCTGGCCGAGATCGAACGTCACGCAATTCTGCGCACTTACGAGGCCACCGGCGGCTCCAGCGCTGAGACCGCCGAGATGCTCGGGATCAGCGTGCGCAAGGTGCAATATCGGCTGCGCGAGTATCGCGAGGCCGGTGTGATGGTGGAGGATTAA
- a CDS encoding sigma-70 family RNA polymerase sigma factor — MAAPALSMPLSPSAAPPVPALHPLARKRARSSRDTDLHADSLTTYMNQIRRIELLPNEIQDRLVRAFLEEGDEEAAKTLVWANLRLVVKVATDLHRPGHDLLDLIQEGNLGLTEALTRFDPNRGTSFVGYAHFWIRALIFNYLLNHTYPVRMGSSRDSRKLFFNLRKARRQLRAQGLEPTAENVAQYLEVDVDEVERVATLTSGGFSRLDAPLGGESDTTGRDMLPSEESSPEEQAHEHLFHEHLQALAEEFVNTIDDSRRRTIWYERMIAVHPRQLDELGEEFGVSKERIRQLEMDMRKKFRVYLETRHAPTLEAYLAS; from the coding sequence ATGGCTGCACCCGCTCTTTCAATGCCCCTCTCCCCTTCGGCCGCTCCCCCGGTCCCCGCCCTGCACCCGCTGGCGCGCAAGCGCGCCCGGTCCTCGCGCGACACCGACCTGCACGCCGACTCGCTGACCACCTACATGAACCAGATCCGTCGCATTGAGCTGCTGCCCAATGAGATTCAGGATCGCCTGGTGCGGGCCTTTCTGGAAGAAGGCGACGAAGAAGCGGCCAAGACCCTGGTGTGGGCCAACCTGCGTCTGGTCGTCAAAGTGGCCACCGATCTGCACCGCCCCGGCCACGACCTGCTCGACCTGATCCAGGAGGGCAACCTGGGGCTCACCGAGGCGCTCACCCGCTTTGATCCGAATCGCGGCACCAGCTTTGTGGGCTACGCGCACTTCTGGATCCGGGCGCTGATCTTCAATTACCTGCTCAACCACACCTACCCGGTGCGCATGGGCAGCTCGCGCGACAGTCGCAAGCTCTTCTTTAACCTGCGCAAGGCTCGCCGCCAGCTCCGCGCCCAGGGGCTGGAACCCACCGCCGAGAACGTGGCGCAGTACCTGGAAGTGGACGTCGACGAGGTGGAGCGCGTGGCCACGCTGACCAGCGGAGGCTTCAGCCGCCTGGACGCCCCGCTGGGCGGCGAGTCTGACACCACCGGGCGAGACATGCTTCCCAGCGAGGAGTCCAGCCCCGAGGAACAGGCCCACGAGCACCTCTTCCATGAGCACCTTCAAGCGCTGGCCGAAGAGTTCGTCAACACCATCGACGACTCGCGCCGGCGCACCATCTGGTACGAGCGCATGATCGCGGTGCACCCCCGGCAGCTCGACGAACTCGGCGAGGAGTTCGGCGTCTCCAAAGAGCGCATCCGCCAGCTGGAGATGGATATGCGCAAAAAGTTCCGGGTGTATCTGGAGACGCGCCACGCCCCCACGCTGGAAGCCTACCTGGCAAGCTGA
- a CDS encoding 4'-phosphopantetheinyl transferase family protein translates to MGEVADEAGGPGEEVCKELAAREVVLAPAREAGVRLVSAAVNAFSPRVAGEVDAWMSPAERTRHQRYALERLRRRDLVTRALVRGELGRELGCAPGALAFGAGDQGRPHLLSPRAPELDFNLGHTEERVVLALARHRRVGVDIEHKTRRVDHAGVAERFFSAHERAALAALPDASARRRRFLELWVLKEAWMKADGRGIGAGLDEVVFEFDASPLPRIIALPDDDPARWEVALTELADGHLVALAWRELTGEPEPQLAR, encoded by the coding sequence ATGGGTGAGGTAGCTGACGAGGCGGGGGGCCCGGGGGAGGAGGTCTGCAAAGAGCTCGCGGCCCGGGAGGTGGTGCTGGCCCCGGCCCGGGAGGCGGGCGTTCGCCTGGTGAGCGCGGCGGTCAACGCGTTTTCGCCGCGGGTTGCCGGGGAGGTCGACGCCTGGATGAGCCCCGCGGAGCGGACGCGTCATCAGCGCTACGCCCTGGAGCGCCTGCGTCGGCGCGACCTGGTGACGCGGGCGCTGGTGCGTGGCGAACTGGGTCGGGAGCTCGGTTGTGCGCCCGGAGCGCTGGCGTTTGGGGCCGGCGACCAGGGTCGCCCCCACCTCTTGAGCCCCCGGGCCCCGGAGCTGGATTTTAATCTGGGACACACCGAGGAGCGGGTGGTCCTGGCGCTTGCGCGCCATCGCCGCGTGGGCGTGGACATCGAGCATAAGACCCGGCGCGTGGATCACGCCGGGGTGGCCGAGCGGTTTTTCTCCGCCCATGAGCGGGCCGCGCTGGCCGCGTTGCCCGATGCGTCGGCGCGCCGACGCCGTTTCCTCGAGCTCTGGGTGCTCAAAGAAGCCTGGATGAAGGCCGATGGCCGCGGCATCGGGGCCGGACTCGATGAGGTGGTCTTTGAGTTCGATGCCTCACCCCTGCCTCGCATCATCGCGTTGCCCGACGATGACCCGGCGCGCTGGGAGGTCGCGCTCACCGAGCTCGCTGACGGGCACCTCGTGGCGCTGGCCTGGCGCGAGCTCACCGGGGAGCCGGAGCCTCAGCTTGCCAGGTAG